One uncultured Alphaproteobacteria bacterium genomic region harbors:
- a CDS encoding Predicted permease, with protein sequence MMRGLTRYVLKQLVVGMVLVTCGLTILLWLSQSLRFIDLIVNKGVSAALFLRLTSLLLPGFLMVVLPIAIFTVVLFVYNKLTGDRELVVMQATGMSPWDLSKPALALALAITAMGYVLTLWLAPESVRAFRDLNWTIRQDVTHLVLKEGEFTDVGDGVVVFVGERAADNVLSNILIWDTRNPDREVTVMAEEGALVPGATMPRIHLVNGTRQEYRPSTHEFTMLYFDSYTAEFGDGHGSDEVRFRDARERPLAELFEVQPGPLSESDVRRFRIEGVQRLLLPLQVLGLTLLALYGLLGGRFDRRGQAGRIAVTVALMVGFQAAVLGVNNLAARSLAMLPLLPVLALLPIVLPAWLLYPVRRARVPSGLSSGVSGS encoded by the coding sequence ATGATGCGCGGACTTACCCGATACGTTCTCAAGCAGCTGGTCGTCGGCATGGTGCTGGTCACCTGCGGCCTCACCATCCTGCTGTGGCTCAGCCAGTCGCTGCGCTTCATCGACCTGATCGTCAACAAGGGCGTGTCCGCCGCGCTGTTCCTGCGCCTCACCTCGCTGCTGCTGCCGGGCTTCCTGATGGTGGTGCTGCCGATCGCGATCTTCACGGTGGTGCTGTTCGTCTACAACAAGCTCACCGGCGACCGCGAACTGGTGGTGATGCAGGCCACCGGCATGAGCCCGTGGGATCTCTCGAAGCCCGCGCTCGCGCTCGCGCTCGCGATCACCGCGATGGGCTACGTCCTCACCCTCTGGCTCGCCCCGGAATCGGTGCGCGCGTTCCGCGACCTCAACTGGACGATCCGCCAGGACGTCACCCATCTGGTGCTGAAGGAAGGCGAGTTCACCGACGTGGGCGACGGCGTCGTGGTGTTCGTCGGCGAGCGCGCCGCCGACAACGTCCTCTCCAACATCCTGATCTGGGACACCCGCAACCCCGACCGCGAGGTCACGGTGATGGCCGAGGAGGGCGCGCTGGTGCCGGGGGCGACGATGCCGCGCATCCACCTCGTCAACGGCACGCGCCAGGAATACCGGCCGTCGACCCACGAGTTCACGATGCTCTACTTCGATTCCTACACCGCCGAGTTCGGCGACGGCCACGGATCCGACGAGGTGCGCTTCCGCGACGCGCGCGAGCGCCCGCTCGCCGAACTGTTCGAGGTTCAGCCCGGGCCGCTGTCGGAAAGCGACGTGCGGCGCTTCCGCATCGAGGGGGTGCAGCGCCTGCTGCTGCCGCTGCAGGTGCTCGGCCTCACCCTGCTCGCGCTCTACGGCCTGCTCGGCGGCCGCTTCGACCGCCGCGGCCAGGCCGGGCGGATCGCCGTCACGGTGGCGCTGATGGTGGGGTTCCAGGCGGCCGTGCTGGGCGTCAACAACCTCGCCGCGCGGTCGCTCGCGATGTTGCCGCTGCTGCCGGTTCTCGCACTTCTGCCGATTGTACTTCCCGCGTGGCTTCTGTACCCTGTGCGGCGCGCCCGTGTCCCTTCGGGCCTTTCCTCCGGGGTGTCTGGCTCGTGA
- a CDS encoding conserved hypothetical protein (Evidence 4 : Homologs of previously reported genes of unknown function), with protein sequence MTRLTRAPLPPEDRRRLDEQAPRTWQRMLSGRRLNLIEPSPLDIEIHDVALGLSRNTRWNGQTAGEHGWSVAQHALVVVEILERRQPQSPSWVLLAALLHDAPEYVTHDLITPLKAAVGDVFREIETRLQEAVHLAFNLPARLPDAVKAEIKRCDLIAGATEAVQLAGFKPSEVRTILRIAERPLKDMTLAPLPSAAAREAFLARFEQLHRAHRHALAQGAQPGAAEFRF encoded by the coding sequence ATGACCCGCCTCACCCGCGCTCCGCTGCCGCCGGAAGACCGCCGCCGCCTCGACGAACAGGCGCCGCGCACCTGGCAGCGCATGCTCTCCGGCCGCCGCCTCAACCTGATCGAACCGTCGCCGCTCGACATCGAGATCCACGACGTCGCCCTCGGGCTGTCGCGCAACACCCGCTGGAACGGCCAGACCGCGGGCGAGCACGGCTGGTCGGTGGCGCAGCACGCCCTCGTCGTGGTCGAGATCCTCGAACGCCGCCAGCCGCAGAGCCCGAGCTGGGTGCTGCTCGCGGCGCTGCTGCACGACGCGCCGGAGTACGTCACCCACGACCTCATCACTCCCCTCAAGGCCGCGGTCGGCGACGTCTTCCGCGAGATCGAGACGCGCCTCCAGGAGGCGGTGCACCTCGCCTTCAACCTCCCCGCGCGGCTGCCCGACGCGGTCAAGGCCGAGATCAAGCGCTGCGACCTGATCGCCGGCGCGACCGAAGCGGTGCAGCTCGCCGGGTTCAAACCCTCCGAGGTGCGCACGATCCTCAGGATCGCCGAACGGCCGCTCAAGGACATGACCCTCGCGCCGCTGCCCTCGGCGGCGGCGCGCGAGGCCTTCCTCGCCCGGTTCGAGCAGCTCCACCGCGCCCACCGCCACGCCCTCGCCCAAGGCGCGCAGCCGGGCGCGGCGGAATTCCGGTTCTAA
- a CDS encoding exported hypothetical protein (Evidence 5 : No homology to any previously reported sequences): protein MIRLAALALACLAAFPALAEEGGSGKKSAFEPGEHLLQLPPLWVPVAGMRSRNPAVAVYRPITLRLTSRETGMMAMCYRLPYLTEAFLFELNRAPVRIGKDGRLDLGGVETRLLGEAARIAGAEAVKSVEAIDGIPPAPAKTNHDMLALCQ from the coding sequence ATGATCCGCCTCGCCGCCCTCGCCCTCGCCTGCCTCGCCGCCTTTCCCGCCCTCGCGGAGGAAGGCGGCTCGGGCAAGAAGTCGGCGTTCGAGCCGGGCGAGCACCTGCTGCAGTTGCCGCCGCTGTGGGTGCCGGTGGCGGGGATGCGCAGCCGCAATCCGGCGGTGGCGGTCTATCGCCCGATCACCCTCCGCCTCACCTCCCGCGAAACCGGCATGATGGCGATGTGCTATCGCCTCCCCTATCTCACCGAGGCGTTCCTGTTCGAGCTCAACCGCGCCCCGGTGCGGATCGGCAAGGACGGCCGCCTCGACCTCGGCGGCGTCGAGACCCGCCTGCTCGGCGAGGCCGCGCGGATCGCCGGCGCCGAGGCGGTGAAGTCGGTGGAGGCGATCGACGGCATTCCCCCCGCGCCCGCCAAGACCAACCACGACATGCTGGCGCTCTGCCAATGA